The Falco rusticolus isolate bFalRus1 unplaced genomic scaffold, bFalRus1.pri scaffold_134_arrow_ctg1, whole genome shotgun sequence nucleotide sequence agggactggggggggggctaTAAGGGGCTGTGAGGAGAACTGGGGGCCCACAGGGGGCCCatggggggaactggggggctATGGGGGGGCTATAAGGGGCTGTGAGGAGAACtgggggcccgggggggggctATGGGGGGGTCATAGGGGGCCTTTGGGGGCCCATGGGGGGAACTGGGGGCCTATGGGGGGCTATGGGGGTCCAAGGTGGGTTATAGGGGATCATGGAGGGAACTGGGGGGCTATGGGGGCTCATAGGAGGGAACTGGGGGGCTTCAGGGGTccatggggggctggggagaagctgggggggctggggagagtGGAGGTGCTCGGGGGCAGGAGAATCGGGGggcactgggtgctggggggcacagggatACTGGGAGGTactgggaggggctgggggctcagggGCCAGCCTGAGGGGGCATGGGCAtgctggggtgtgggggggcCCTGACAGCCCTGGCCCCCCCAGGGCAGTAAGGGCAAGACGGGCGTCATCGTGGCAGCCTACATGCACTACAGCAAGGTGTCGGCCAGgtatggggctggggggcacggggggctgggggcaggatgAATGGGGAGCATGAGGATGAGGAGGGCCACGGGGGGCAGAGGGCGGTatgggggggttgggggggttaTGGGGGACCttggggggcagaggggggctGAGGAGTCGCAGTGGGGGTGTGGAGAGAGTACGGGGGGTGgaagggggggctgggggcaggaggtgtTGGGTGCGGGCTGGTTTTGGCACTggggggccggggtgggggctgggcaggggtccctgacaccccccccagcGCTGACCAGGCGCTGGGCACCCTCACCATGCGCAAGTTCTGCGAGGAGAAGGTGGCGGCCGCGCTGCAGCCGTCCCAGAggaggtgggggctgggggggcggggggggcagggggcttggggggggggggagcaggtCATGGGGGGGCTTCAGGGAATGGGCTGGCAGGGGTGCAGGGTGCgagtgggtgctgggtgggcgcgggtgggtgctgggtgctggtgctggcggCTGCCGGGTGGGTGCTGGATGTGTGCGGGTGGGTGCTGGGCATTGGGTGGGTGCtggatgggtgctgggtgcgTGCTGGGTGGGCGCTGGATGGCtgtgggtgggtgctgggtgctggatGGGTGCAGATGGGTGCTGGGcgctgggtgggtgctgggcgCTGGGTGGGCACTGGGTGGGTGCTGGATGGGTGCAGATGGGTGCTGGGCGCTGGGTGGGTGCTGGATGGGTGCGGATGGGCGCTGGGCGCTGGGTGGGCGCTGGGCGCTGGGCGCGCTGACCCCCCCGCAGGTACATCGAGTACTTCAGCGGGCTGCTCTCGGGGAGCATCCGGATGAACAGCAGCCCCCTCTTCCTGCACCACGTGCTgctgccccccctgcccgcctgcccccccCACGCCGGTCAGTGGGCACCCCCCGGACCCCCCCGGGCAACACCTTCCCCCGGAAAccccctccccagagccccCAGGGACCTTCCTGGGGACCCCgtgctccccccgccccccccccccaaaaaaaaccaccccaagggccccaccagcacccccggGAACCCCCCTGCCAAGGGCCACCCAAGAACCCCCCCTCTCCACATGgtcccccaggacccccctgcaacctccctcccccccagaccccctcACAGGGTCACCCTGAGAACCCGCCTGGAACCGCCCCCCAGGGTCCTCCGGGACCCCCTCtagccccacccccaccccccgtccCCACCAGGGACCCCCAGACttccccctcagcccctccagACCCCCTGCCTCGGaccgctgcccccccccccccagccccccctcctcccctgcagcccccccacgAGGCCGCTCCCCCCGCAGGCTGCCAGCCCTTCCTGAAGATCTACCAGGCCATGCAGCTCGTCTACACCTCGGGGGTCTAGTGAGTGTGTCCCCCCCCTGTGCCGGGCGGGGGTCGCGGCACCCCCCCGcctcacccccctccccccacagcagcacccccGGCCCCCAGAGCCTCTGCGTCACCCTGGAGCCCGCGCTGCTGCTCAAGGGGGATGTGATGGTGAGCGGGGCACGAGGGGCGCGTGTGCAAGGGGGTGTGCGTGTGCAagggggtgtgcgtgtgtgcaaGGTGTGTGCGTGCAAGGGGGTGTGCATGTGCAAGGGGGTGTGCGTGTGCAAGGGGGGTGTATGTGTGCAAGGGGGTGTGCGTGTGCAAGGGGGGTGTATGTGTGCAAGGGGGTGTATGTGTGCAAGGGGGTGTGCGTGTGCAagggggtgtgcgtgtgtgcaaGGTGTGTGCGTGCAAGGGGATGTGCATGTGCAAGGTGTGTGCGTGCAAGGGGATGTGCGTGTGCAAGGGGGTGTGCGTGTGCAagggggtgtgcgtgtgtgcaaGGTGTGTGCGTGCAAGGGGGTGTGCGTGTGCAAGGGGGGTGTGCGTGTGCAAGGGGGTGTGCGTGTGCAAGGGGGTGTGCGTGCAAGGGGTGCATGTGCAAGGAGTGCATGTGAGGATTGTGTGCAAGGGGTGCACGTGCAAGGGGTGTGTGTGCGAGGGGTGCATGTGCAGGGATTGCGTGCAGAGGGTACATGCAGGCAGCACATGTGCAAGGGGTGCATGGGTGAGGGTCACGTGCAAGGGGTGCGTGTGCAAGGGGTGCGTGTGCAAGGGGTGCATGAGAAGGGTGCGCGCAAAACGGGGATGCGCACAAAACAAGAGGCGTGCGTGCAAGGGGCGCCAAGCAGCGCACATGCAAAGGTCACGCATGCAATGGGTGTGCGTGCAAGGGGTGCGCGTGCAAGAGGTGCCGGAGGGAGGGGGGCCGTGTTCCCCTGCGGGGTGCTGCGCCTGCCGGGGTGGGTGCTCGGGGCGCTGCACGCGCGGGGTGTTGCACACGCGTGTGCGCTGAGGCCGTGCCCACAGGTGAAGTGCTAccagcggcggggggggggggggcgcctGCCCGTGTTCCGCGCCCAGTTCCACACCTGCACCCTGCAGGGCCCCCGCCTGGCCCTGCGCAAGCACGAGCTGGACGAGGCCTGGCAaggtggggggggcgggggggtctggggggggcggggggctgcggggccccGTGGTGTGATGTGACCTGGGGGGCAAAGGGGGGAGCATGGGGGATTTGGGGGGCAAGGGGGGGCATGGGGGTGAAGTgcggggggtgtgtggggggatttggggggggatggggggattTGTGCTGGGGGCACGCGGGTGCAAGGGGGCCATAGAGGGATTGAGGGGGGCATGGGGGGATTTCGGGGGGGGCATAGGGGTGCAGGGGGGCCGTAGAAGGATTTGgatgggggtgcagggggacaCACAGAGGATTTGGAGGGCatgggggggcatggggggatttggggggacAGGGGAGATTTGGGGGGTGCAAGGGCAGGGTGCGGGGGGCCACAtggggggatttgggggtgggaaggggggcatggggggaaggggggggggcacggaGGGATTTGGGgggtgcagcaggaggggaTGCAGGGACCGCTGGGCCgtgcacacacccccccccccccgtgccccccctcgccccccaaccccctgcccccccccccagacgAGCGCTTCCCCCTGGACGCCACCGTCGAGTTCATCTTCTCCTCGGGCCCCGAGAAGATCAAAGGtagggggcgggggggcgggggggtgtggGCGGCCATGGGGACCCCCGGGCCGGGCACCCACggcccccccgtgcccccccaggctgggagcccccccgcagcccccccaccGTCACCGTGGACTACAGCGTGGGGGACCCGGCCGTGCGGCGCGACTCGTATGAGGGCTTCAACCTGCGGCACCAGGACAGCCTGGAGggtacggggggggggggcaaggggggggAGGGTCCAGGGTCACTGTCATGTGGGACAACCCCCCCCAGagtccccccatcccccaaTTCCCACGGtatccccccctcccccattcCAAGGGTGTCCCCCCCTTcatccccagggacccccaTCCCCAGGATCCCCCTCCTTGTCCCCAgcgccccccacccctgccccccctcaTCCAGggccccctcacccccagggtcccactCCATCTCAAggtcccccaccccccccacccccctccttgGAGTCATCCCTGGGGCCCCCCACCATGGACACGCAGGACTGGGGGGAGtgttgccccccccccccccttttcagTGTAATCAGTCAGCTACATGgggtccccccctcccccctccctgcccagacATGTGGGTTCCCCCCCTTTTCTGAGGGTCCCagctcggggcgggggggtcatGCGAGGGGGGGTGCGAGGGGCTGGCTCCcaccgtgccccccccccccccccagagctCTCACACACGCAGGGGCCCCTGGATGGCAGCCCCTACGCGCAGGTGCAGAAGAAGCGGGGGTCCAGCCCCTGGAGCTCCGGGGGGGGCACCgactccccgcccccccccaccccccccaacgGGGGTGACTCTGGGGCTGACCCCCTCCccagccgcccgccgccccccaccGCTGCCGAGCGCCAGGAGCTGGAGCGGCTGCTGGGGGGGTTCGGGGTGCGGGGGGCACCCCTGGGGGAGCGGGAGACCCCCATCCTGGAGGATGAGCACCCCAGTCCAGCACCCTACGGgacccccccatcccaccggaCCCCGGCACCCTATGGGACCCCCTCATCCCATGGGACCCCAGTGCCCTACGGCACGCCGCCACCCCACGGGACCCCCCCATCACATGGGACCCCGGTGCCCTATGGCACCCCAACACCCTACAGCACCCCAACACCCCACGGGACCCCTGCACCCTATGGGACCCCAACATCTTATGGGACCTTAACACCCTATGGGACCCCCCCATCCCATGGgaccccccccatcccacaaCACCCCAACACCCTATGGGACCCCCCCATCCCACGGGACCCCGGCACCTTACGGGACCCCAACATCACAGGGCACCCCCCCATCCCATGGGACGCCCCCATCCCATGGAACCCCCCCATCCCACGGGACCCTGGCACCCTACGGGACCCCCCCATCCCATGGGACCCCCCCATCCCACGGGACCCTGGCACCCTAcgggacccccccaccccatgggACCCCAGCACTCTATGGGCCCCCGACACCCTATGGCACCCCAGCACCCTacagccccccggccccccccctGTGCCGCCGGGCCAGCCTGGcccccccctgctcctgccGCTACCGCCCCCCCCCCGAGGGACCCCGCTatggggcagaggggagccTGGAGCGGCGGCacgggggggccggggggggggccgaggggccgggggggggcgaGAAGCGGGGGCTGCAGCGCTCCCTCTCCGAGGGGTTCCCCCCCTGTGGCTACGGGCGCCAGGCAGGGGGCtacctgctgctggaggagctggccCCCCTTTGCCCCTGCCAggactgccagggctgggggggcgaGGCCCCCCCCCCGCTCTATGGGGCGCGCTTAGACCGGGGGGGTGAAAACTGGGGGGGGCTCCCTCGCCCCCCGGTCCCCAGCGAAGCCCTCGAGCCCCCCGCTTGCCCTCGGTGCGGCCGCCCCGGGTTGGGCTTGGAACGTGGCCCCCCacgtgcccccccagccccccgggacCCCTATGGCAAAGTGGGCTACGACCCCCCCGGGCTGGAGGCCCGAGAGGGCTACGGGATCCCTGGGCAGCCAGACCCTCAGGAACCCACcggtgaggggctggggggcgcgggggggggggggggggctagTGCAGTGTGTTGGGGGGCTAGTGAGATGTGCTGGGGGGCCAGTGAGATGTGCTGgggggcctggggagggggctaGTGGCCACTGAGGGGCTTGGGGAGGGTTGTTGGGGGCAAAGAGGCTAATGGAGGGGCTAGTGGAGTggaggggggggctggagggtctggggtggggggcttaTGAGGGAGGCTAGTGGCcacagaggggctggggtggtgtgggggccaatgggggggctgggggggcttgCTGGGGGACCCCCCAGGGGGTCGGGGCTGTGTAGGCTCTCacccctctctgctcccccccAGAGCGGAGGAGCCCGGGCGAGGGGGGGCCCTGGCGCGGGACCCCCGAAGGCCCCAGCTCGCTGCGACGCCCCCCCCGTGacctgggtgctggtgggtgcccCGACAGCCCggccccccccagcagcaccccccgCCGAGGCCCCGCCGACCCCCCCCCGGCCAGCGCCAGCCCTCCGGCCgccagcagcacccatgggtgccccgGGGGGGTGCCGGGCTCCCCGACCCCCGCCTTCCCCCCACCCACGGCGTACTACGagccccccccgccgcagccccccctgcccgAGAAGCGGCACCCACCGGCCCCGGGGGGTCCCCGAGATCGagcctcccccccccagcacatCTCCTTCGCCCCCGAGCGCAGCCcggggggcacccatgggtgccagcCCCCCCCCGAGCGCAGCCCGGGTGGCACCTATGGGTGCCAGGGCCCCCCCGAGGCGGAGGCCCCCACCGGGGTCACCTTCGTGCAGGACACGTCCAAGTTCTGGTACAAACCCGGCCTCTCGCGGGACCAAggtatgggggggggggggcgtgaggacccccgcgggggggggggagaggccCTGGGGGGGGGTCCGGGAGGGGGGGAGCTGGGAACCCCGGCGGGGTTGGGGTCccggggggtgtggggggtgtggtgGATCTGGGGACCCTCGACGGAT carries:
- the TNS2 gene encoding LOW QUALITY PROTEIN: tensin-2 (The sequence of the model RefSeq protein was modified relative to this genomic sequence to represent the inferred CDS: deleted 1 base in 1 codon), producing MQRQFDFDLTYVTERIICLRFPPALDEPRHRAHLRDVAHMLASRHRHQYAIFNLSEKRRDIIRLNPKVQDFGWPDLHAPPLDKLCSICKAMEGWLREHPQHVAVLHCKGSKGKTGVIVAAYMHYSKVSASADQALGTLTMRKFCEEKVAAALQPSQRRYIEYFSGLLSGSIRMNSSPLFLHHVLLPPLPACPPHAGCQPFLKIYQAMQLVYTSGVYSTPGPQSLCVTLEPALLLKGDVMVKCYQRRGGGGRLPVFRAQFHTCTLQGPRLALRKHELDEAWQDERFPLDATVEFIFSSGPEKIKGWEPPRSPPTVTVDYSVGDPAVRRDSYEGFNLRHQDSLEELSHTQGPLDGSPYAQVQKKRGSSPWSSGGGTDSPPPPTPPNGGDSGADPLPSRPPPPTAAERQELERLLGGFGVRGAPLGERETPILEDEHPSPAPYGTPPSHRTPAPYGTPSSHGTPVPYGTPPPHGTPPSHGTPVPYGTPTPYSTPTPHGTPAPYGTPTSYGTLTPYGTPPSHGTPPIPQHPNTLWDPPIPRDPGTLRDPNITGHPPIPWDAPIPWNPPIPRDPGTLRDPPIPWDPPIPRDPGTLRDPPTPWDPSTLWAPDTLWHPSTLQPPGPPPVPPGQPGPPLLLPLPPPPRGTPLWGRGEPGAAARGGRGGGRGPGGGEKRGLQRSLSEGFPPCGYGRQAGGYLLLEELAPLCPCQDCQGWGGEAPPPLYGARLDRGGENWGGLPRPPVPSEALEPPACPRCGRPGLGLERGPPRAPPAPRDPYGKVGYDPPGLEAREGYGIPGQPDPQEPTERRSPGEGGPWRGTPEGPSSLRRPPRDLGAGGCPDSPAPPSSTPRRGPADPPPASASPPAASSTHGCPGGVPGSPTPAFPPPTAYYEPPPPQPPLPEKRHPPAPGGPRDRASPPQHISFAPERSPGGTHGCQPPPERSPGGTYGCQGPPEAEAPTGVTFVQDTSKFWYKPGLSRDQAVALLKGRPPGSFLVRRSRSFPGAYGLALKVAAPPPRCPPPGKGDPQEQLVRHFLIETGPRGVKIKGCQDEPHFGSLPALVLQHSITPISLPCTLRIPSKDPLEEGLEAPGPPNMSTAADLLRQGAACSVLYLGSVETESLTGPQAVAKATGTVLGGAPRAPPCTAHFKVSAQGITLTDSQRKLFFRRHYPVSNVTYCSMDPQDRRWANPDGTTSKIFGFVAKKAGGPGGNACHLFAELDPEQPASAIVTFITKVMLGTHRK